A single Phreatobacter oligotrophus DNA region contains:
- a CDS encoding TonB-dependent receptor family protein produces MNRISPTRAGLLALAAASPLAIAPAQAQTTELPTITIEGQPSGTGSGGSLTSPAIETQRRAVNSTAGSVSHIDAETTRNRYATNLRDVLQDTPGILVQNRYSQEIRLSIRGSGLARAFHTRGIEILQDGVPTNLADGSGDFYQIDPLALRAIEVFRGGNALPFGSSTLGGAINFVTPTAYTATAPNVFSIEAGSFGTIRGHGAVSRVMGDWDFHASGTVTHSDGWRAHEQQTLGQFNANVGRRISDRIETRFYVGAYYTDVKLPGSLTYGAAMTNPRQASATALSGDQARNTYVQRFANVTSIKLDIGQLDITSWVIHKHLNHPIFQVLDQDGWTYGISPRFTGSFNLGGYRNDIVVGARIFAGNNQALQFVNPNNGTGDRRAQTVNARQIASNYEAWFENRFFVLPQLALTAGLKAYVAKRDFSGRLNMNNTPVAVDTGVTYSGVNPRVGLLWEPLRDVQVFANITRSADVPDFSDLTQTTATTTAFVPLKAQTGTTYEVGTRGRYGAFTWEATAYRADLRNQMLQFNLDVGIPATTFNAPRTQLQGVEFAASIDLSRNLTGHDDRLTLKQVWTWSDFRFVNDPTYGNNRLPLVPQHVLRTSLTYAHPAGFSITPAIDIVPQGAIIDYSNTSSVPGYALFGVSAAAKLPNGGEAFVDIRNIADKRYISDFGPVVRYNSASTATFFPGTGRSVYGGVRVKF; encoded by the coding sequence ATGAACCGCATCTCTCCGACGCGTGCGGGGCTTCTCGCCCTTGCCGCGGCCTCGCCGCTTGCCATCGCGCCCGCCCAGGCCCAGACCACCGAACTGCCGACCATCACCATCGAGGGCCAGCCCTCCGGGACGGGGAGCGGCGGCAGCCTCACCTCCCCCGCCATCGAGACGCAGCGCCGCGCCGTGAACAGCACGGCCGGCTCGGTCTCGCATATCGATGCCGAGACCACCCGCAACAGGTACGCAACTAACCTGCGCGACGTGCTGCAGGACACGCCCGGCATCCTCGTGCAGAACCGCTACAGCCAGGAGATCCGGCTCTCGATCCGCGGCTCGGGCCTGGCCCGCGCGTTCCACACCCGCGGCATCGAGATCCTGCAGGACGGCGTGCCGACCAACCTCGCCGACGGCTCCGGCGACTTCTACCAGATCGACCCGCTGGCCCTGCGCGCCATCGAGGTCTTCCGCGGTGGCAATGCCCTGCCCTTCGGCTCGTCGACGCTCGGCGGTGCCATCAACTTCGTGACGCCGACTGCCTACACCGCGACTGCGCCGAACGTGTTCAGCATCGAGGCTGGCTCCTTCGGCACGATCCGCGGCCATGGCGCGGTGTCGCGCGTCATGGGTGACTGGGACTTCCACGCCTCCGGCACCGTCACCCATTCGGACGGTTGGCGCGCCCACGAGCAGCAGACCCTCGGACAGTTCAACGCCAATGTGGGCCGTCGCATCTCCGATCGCATCGAGACGCGGTTCTATGTCGGCGCCTACTACACGGACGTGAAGCTGCCGGGCTCGCTCACCTATGGCGCGGCAATGACCAATCCGCGCCAGGCCTCCGCCACGGCGCTCTCCGGCGACCAGGCCCGCAACACCTATGTCCAGCGATTCGCCAACGTCACCTCGATCAAGCTGGACATCGGCCAGCTCGACATCACCTCGTGGGTCATCCACAAGCACCTGAACCATCCGATTTTCCAGGTGCTCGACCAGGACGGCTGGACCTACGGTATCTCGCCGCGCTTCACCGGCTCCTTCAATCTCGGCGGCTATCGCAACGATATCGTCGTCGGAGCGCGAATCTTCGCCGGCAACAACCAGGCGCTCCAGTTCGTCAACCCGAACAACGGTACCGGCGATCGGCGCGCGCAGACGGTGAACGCCCGCCAGATCGCCTCCAACTACGAAGCGTGGTTCGAGAACCGCTTCTTCGTCCTGCCGCAGCTGGCGCTGACCGCCGGCCTCAAGGCCTATGTGGCGAAGCGCGACTTCTCCGGGCGATTGAACATGAACAACACCCCCGTGGCGGTGGACACCGGCGTCACCTATTCCGGGGTGAACCCGCGCGTGGGCCTGCTCTGGGAGCCGCTACGCGATGTCCAGGTCTTCGCCAACATCACCCGCTCCGCCGATGTGCCGGATTTCTCCGACCTCACGCAGACGACGGCGACCACGACCGCCTTCGTACCCCTGAAGGCGCAGACCGGCACCACCTATGAGGTCGGCACCCGCGGCCGCTACGGCGCCTTCACCTGGGAGGCGACCGCCTACCGGGCTGACCTGCGCAACCAGATGCTGCAGTTCAACTTGGATGTAGGCATTCCCGCCACGACCTTCAACGCGCCCCGCACGCAGCTTCAGGGTGTCGAGTTCGCGGCCAGCATCGACCTGTCGCGGAACCTGACCGGCCATGACGACCGTCTGACGCTGAAGCAGGTCTGGACCTGGTCGGACTTCCGCTTCGTGAACGACCCGACCTACGGCAACAACCGCCTGCCGCTGGTGCCCCAGCATGTGCTGCGGACCTCGCTGACCTATGCCCATCCCGCCGGCTTCTCGATCACCCCGGCCATCGACATCGTCCCGCAGGGCGCAATCATCGATTATAGCAACACGTCCAGTGTGCCGGGCTATGCGCTGTTCGGGGTGAGCGCGGCGGCGAAGCTGCCGAATGGCGGCGAAGCCTTCGTCGACATCCGCAACATCGCGGACAAGCGGTACATCTCCGACTTCGGTCCGGTGGTGCGGTACAATTCGGCGAGCACCGCCACCTTCTTTCCGGGCACCGGCCGCAGCGTCTACGGGGGAGTCCGGGTGAAGTTTTGA
- a CDS encoding DUF2946 family protein has product MWLFRGGRFRIARSVLAAALIYVVAATGMLGSIARAASGLESSGFVVICTMEGTGIAADGSGPVTKAQTAQHCGLCQAGTAMATPPVSEGVPVAEPVPAPPPLARPALLAPVRSFEGWIGTRPPRAPPFAV; this is encoded by the coding sequence ATGTGGCTTTTCCGTGGCGGCAGGTTCCGGATCGCGCGCAGCGTTCTCGCTGCGGCGCTGATCTATGTCGTCGCCGCCACCGGCATGCTCGGCTCCATCGCGCGGGCCGCCAGCGGGCTGGAATCCTCCGGCTTCGTGGTCATCTGCACCATGGAGGGCACCGGGATCGCGGCCGATGGCTCCGGCCCGGTCACCAAGGCGCAGACCGCCCAGCATTGCGGCCTCTGCCAGGCAGGCACCGCCATGGCGACGCCGCCTGTCTCCGAGGGCGTGCCCGTCGCGGAGCCCGTCCCGGCGCCGCCGCCCCTCGCCCGCCCGGCCCTGCTCGCACCCGTCCGCTCCTTCGAGGGCTGGATCGGCACGCGGCCACCGCGCGCACCCCCTTTCGCCGTCTGA
- a CDS encoding energy transducer TonB family protein: protein MRLDTDIAVLDEPAPQGVAVPAVRVSAQPVEGAVAPAVAALVAAPSAETAPLPVVPEGTAIAIASRWRLLLGLTAIVSVAFHGAVIAAFMTMTTTPPQRPELPAIEVEMVEADAEPPPAAAAAATEAAPLETAPVETAPETSAPMALADIAPPPVEEIPLPPDLVPPPVAETPAPMDVAEAPRPAEAPRPPEPLVERPIVVEPPPEIPALSAELTPSPPVTAPPLAQPPAPPVAQPRREPPPRPVVRREEPARERVARPAPPRQPSPPSAASEGRGVTARATPRTSSPPPSYLALVMAQLHRAKPASAGQTGRAVVRFSILRSGAAGGVSLASSSGNTIVDQAAVAMVRRAAPFPPLPAEYGPAVMPLTVPVAFR from the coding sequence ATGCGCCTCGACACCGACATCGCCGTGCTGGATGAACCGGCCCCGCAAGGGGTCGCGGTCCCGGCCGTGCGCGTTTCGGCGCAGCCGGTCGAGGGCGCGGTAGCGCCCGCCGTGGCGGCCCTTGTCGCGGCCCCATCCGCCGAAACGGCCCCGCTTCCGGTGGTGCCGGAGGGCACGGCCATCGCCATCGCCTCACGCTGGCGGCTGCTGCTCGGGCTCACCGCCATCGTCTCGGTGGCCTTCCATGGGGCCGTCATCGCCGCCTTCATGACCATGACCACCACACCCCCACAGCGGCCCGAGCTGCCCGCGATCGAGGTGGAGATGGTCGAGGCGGATGCCGAGCCGCCGCCGGCTGCGGCTGCGGCTGCGACCGAGGCCGCGCCATTGGAGACGGCTCCGGTGGAGACGGCTCCGGAAACGTCGGCCCCCATGGCTCTCGCCGACATTGCGCCGCCGCCGGTGGAGGAGATCCCGCTGCCGCCCGATCTCGTGCCGCCGCCGGTGGCAGAGACTCCCGCGCCGATGGACGTCGCGGAAGCGCCGCGGCCTGCCGAGGCACCGCGGCCGCCGGAGCCGCTGGTGGAACGTCCGATCGTCGTCGAGCCGCCCCCCGAGATCCCGGCGCTGTCGGCCGAACTGACGCCCTCGCCGCCGGTCACGGCCCCTCCGCTCGCGCAACCGCCCGCGCCCCCCGTCGCCCAGCCGCGCCGGGAGCCACCGCCACGGCCGGTCGTGCGCCGCGAGGAGCCGGCGCGCGAGCGGGTCGCCCGACCCGCCCCACCGCGCCAGCCAAGCCCGCCATCGGCGGCCTCGGAAGGGCGCGGGGTCACCGCACGGGCGACACCACGGACATCGTCACCGCCACCGAGCTATCTTGCGCTCGTCATGGCGCAGCTCCATCGCGCCAAGCCGGCCAGCGCGGGCCAGACAGGCCGCGCCGTGGTGCGCTTTTCCATCCTGCGATCCGGCGCAGCCGGCGGCGTCAGCCTCGCCAGTTCCTCCGGCAATACAATCGTCGACCAGGCGGCCGTCGCCATGGTCCGCCGCGCCGCTCCTTTCCCACCGCTGCCGGCCGAGTACGGCCCGGCAGTCATGCCCCTCACCGTTCCCGTCGCGTTCCGTTGA